One Brassica oleracea var. oleracea cultivar TO1000 chromosome C7, BOL, whole genome shotgun sequence genomic window carries:
- the LOC106304097 gene encoding uncharacterized protein LOC106304097: protein METASFNPSSPANLPSFLLLFVTVYLVGYFLIFRSWKSSHLGASCLMSLFHGTPAVVLASHALLITPRAVASPNTAVESSVLDFSMAYFTIDLLHYLIFLPSDFLFILHHIATLYVFATCRFAVGHGAHALLLLLVLAEATSACQNVWTIAGYRKNDVVLARRVRELLSPPFYLFYTVVRGLAGPVALYDMASFYGSGAAEGAIPRWAWISWLFVIGSAIVLSVLWVLRNWVDWFREINSGKKFK from the coding sequence ATGGAAACGGCGTCGTTTAATCCTTCTTCTCCGGCCAATCTGCCGTCGTTTCTCCTCCTCTTCGTCACGGTATACCTCGTCGGCTACTTCCTCATCTTCCGCTCGTGGAAATCATCTCATCTAGGCGCCAGCTGCTTAATGTCGCTGTTCCACGGCACCCCCGCCGTCGTACTAGCTTCTCACGCTCTGCTAATAACCCCACGCGCCGTCGCATCTCCCAACACCGCCGTGGAATCCTCCGTCCTCGACTTCAGCATGGCGTACTTCACGATCGATCTCCTACACTACCTCATCTTCCTCCCGAGCGATTTCCTCTTCATCCTCCACCACATCGCGACGCTCTACGTCTTCGCCACGTGCCGATTCGCCGTAGGTCACGGGGCTCACGCGCTCCTCCTACTCTTGGTCTTGGCGGAGGCGACGAGCGCGTGCCAGAACGTGTGGACGATCGCTGGGTACAGAAAGAACGACGTCGTGCTGGCGAGGAGGGTGAGAGAGCTTTTGTCTCCTCCTTTCTACTTGTTCTACACTGTGGTTCGTGGATTGGCGGGTCCGGTGGCTCTGTACGATATGGCGTCGTTTTACGGAAGCGGAGCGGCGGAGGGAGCGATCCCACGGTGGGCGTGGATATCGTGGCTTTTTGTGATTGGCTCTGCTATTGTGCTTAGTGTTTTGTGGGTTTTACGAAACTGGGTTGATTGGTTTAGGGAGATAAACTCTGGCAAGAAATTTAAATGA
- the LOC106303114 gene encoding LOW QUALITY PROTEIN: mitotic spindle checkpoint protein MAD2 (The sequence of the model RefSeq protein was modified relative to this genomic sequence to represent the inferred CDS: inserted 2 bases in 1 codon), translated as MWSKSTGEVLERWNFRIETDSEVVEKGVSREKSDKEIMREFQATMRQVASSITYLPCLDEPCVFDVXTYTDTDVAVPFTWVESDPKLIANPQMVKLHAFDTKIHKVDTLVSHKNDEWDE; from the exons ATGTGG AGCAAATCCACTGGTGAAGTCTTGGAGAGGTGGAACTTCCGTATCGAGACTGATAGTGAAGTTGTTGAGAAAGG GGTGTCGAGGGAGAAGAGTGATAAGGAGATCATGAGGGAGTTCCAAGCTACCATGCGACAGGTTGCTTCCAGCATTACTTACTTGCCTTGTCTTGATGAACCTT GTGTGTTTGATGT CACATATACGGACACGGATGTGGCTGTTCCATTCACCTGGGTTGAAAGCGACCCCAAGTTAATTGCTAATCCTCAGATGGTTAAGCTACACGCTTTTGATACCAAG ATTCACAAAGTGGACACGCTCGTCTCACACAAGAACGACGAATGGGATGAATAA